In the Gossypium arboreum isolate Shixiya-1 chromosome 10, ASM2569848v2, whole genome shotgun sequence genome, one interval contains:
- the LOC108482363 gene encoding peroxidase 24-like, whose amino-acid sequence MKMRAGYSIFILLVSLTLIGIVDVCNAGKLSYKFYKRTCPRAEQIVKEIIQNRTQSNPSLGARLIRMQFHDCFVRGCDASVLLDTVNNSTAEKEAIPNSSLSGFDVIDDIKTAIERACPNVVSCADILALAARDAVSAPFSKPLWDVQLGRRDGMVSLATETNGNLPRPFANFTSLIQLFNRKGLDVNDLVVLSGAHTIGVAQCATFSSRLYNFTGKGDADPSLDPTYAEALRKQCPNPASPTITVEMDPTSSLSFDNHYYDILLQKKGLFVSDAALLTNRNSNKIVTRLQRSRSSFLPAFAKSVKKMGAIEVLTGNAGEIRQNCRVVNP is encoded by the exons ATGAAAATGAGGGCCGGTTATAGCATTTTCATCCTCCTTGTTTCTCTTACTTTGATCGGAATCGTCGATGTTTGTAATGCTGGTAAGTTGAGCTATAAGTTTTACAAAAGAACTTGTCCGCGAGCTGAGCAGATCGTAAAAGAGATTATCCAAAACCGAACCCAAAGTAATCCATCTTTGGGTGCTCGACTTATTAGGATGCAATTCCATGACTGCTTTGTTAGG GGATGCGATGCATCAGTGCTCTTGGACACAGTTAATAATTCTACGGCTGAGAAAGAAGCGATACCGAACTCATCCTTAAGCGGTTTCGACGTGATCGACGATATCAAGACTGCAATCGAAAGGGCTTGCCCTAACGTTGTTTCCTGTGCTGATATTCTTGCCTTGGCAGCTCGTGATGCTGTTTCTGCACCT TTTAGTAAGCCCCTGTGGGACGTTCAACTTGGAAGAAGAGACGGAATGGTTTCACTGGCAACTGAGACCAATGGAAACCTCCCTCGTCCCTTTGCAAACTTCACTAGTTTGATTCAACTGTTTAATAGGAAAGGCCTTGACGTTAATGACCTTGTTGTTCTTTCAG GTGCGCACACTATTGGAGTTGCTCAATGTGCAACTTTCTCAAGTAGGCTTTACAACTTCACAGGCAAAGGTGATGCTGATCCGAGCTTGGATCCAACTTACGCCGAAGCCTTAAGAAAGCAATGTCCGAACCCAGCAAGTCCAACAATAACAGTGGAAATGGATCCTACAAGTTCATTATCATTCGACAATCATTACTACGATATCTTATTACAAAAGAAGGGGTTGTTTGTTTCAGATGCTGCACTTCTTACGAACAGGAATTCCAACAAGATCGTGACTCGGTTACAGAGATCGCGTTCTTCCTTTTTACCTGCATTTGCCAAGTCGGTGAAGAAAATGGGAGCCATTGAAGTTCTCACTGGAAATGCTGGAGAAATCAGGCAAAACTGCCGTGTTGTTAACCCTTGA
- the LOC108481198 gene encoding peroxidase 24-like, whose translation MKMRAGYSIFLLILSLTVCNAGKLSNSFYKNTCPQVEKIVRAIIQIHTRNNSSLGAQLIRMQFHDCFVRGCDASVLLDTVNNSKAEKEAMPNQSLGGFDVIDDIKATIERVCPKVVSCADILALAARDAISAPFKKSMWSVQLGRRDGRVSLATEINGNLPSPFANFTSLVQLFKGKGLNVNDLVVLSGAHTLGDSRCGAFSRRLYNFTSKGDADPSLDPTYAKILRKQCPNPASPAITVEMDPGSSLSFDNHYYDILLQKKGLFVSDAALLTDKNSNKIVTRLQRSRSLFFTAFAKSMKKMAAIGVLTGNAGEIRQNCRVVNPGKN comes from the exons ATGAAAATGAGGGCTGGTTATAGCATTTTCCTTCTCATTCTTTCTCTTACTGTTTGTAATGCTGGTAAGTTGAGTAATAGCTTTTACAAAAATACTTGCCCACAAGTTGAGAAGATCGTGAGAGCGATTATCCAGATTCATACTCGAAACAATTCATCTTTGGGTGCTCAACTTATTAGGATGCAGTTCCATGATTGCTTTGTTAGG GGATGCGATGCATCAGTGTTGTTGGATACAGTTAACAATTCCAAGGCTGAGAAAGAAGCAATGCCGAATCAATCTTTAGGTGGTTTCGACGTGATCGACGATATCAAGGCAACAATCGAAAGGGTTTGCCCTAAAGTCGTTTCTTGTGCGGATATTCTTGCCTTGGCAGCTCGTGATGCAATTTCTGCACCT TTTAAAAAGTCGATGTGGAGCGTACAGCTTGGAAGAAGAGACGGTAGAGTTTCACTGGCAACTGAGATCAATGGAAACCTCCCTAGTCCCTTTGCAAACTTCACTAGTTTGGTTCAACTATTTAAGGGGAAAGGCCTTAATGTTAATGATCTTGTTGTTCTTTCAG GTGCACACACCCTTGGAGATTCTCGCTGTGGAGCTTTCTCAAGAAGGCTTTACAACTTCACAAGCAAAGGCGATGCTGATCCGAGCTTAGATCCAACTTATGCTAAAATCTTGAGAAAGCAATGTCCGAACCCAGCAAGTCCAGCAATAACAGTGGAAATGGATCCTGGAAGTTCACTATCATTCGACAATCATTACTACGATATCTTATTACAAAAGAAAGGGTTGTTCGTTTCAGATGCAGCACTTCTTACAGACAAGAATTCCAACAAGATCGTAACTCGGTTACAAAGGTCACGTTCGTTGTTTTTCACTGCGTTTGCAAAATCGATGAAGAAAATGGCAGCCATTGGAGTTCTCACTGGAAATGCTGGAGAAATTAGGCAAAACTGCCGTGTTGTCAACCCAGGAAAGAATTAA